From a region of the Euwallacea similis isolate ESF13 chromosome 3, ESF131.1, whole genome shotgun sequence genome:
- the LOC136419622 gene encoding golgin subfamily A member 6-like protein 24 yields the protein MTSPEEMTSSEENVYSSLESTIENEFSGVPPIDISGMDSASRTLYSGASSSEVFPMFSTKQHDKRPQSTRTCPPKSPCPLLAMSSSIPLPVKNSGRMKIPLLLKNTSKTLSMRRINTVSDKHTLEVKFINTNKRYLQLKKELIDKQKPVIDLYRSLLETKKKLEEVGKLVTLEDIKLVPYTKYNEISKFDGGGEEVALEVLHKMRRSVEEIPKRLSEICQDLLKKRVQIVELLNKIAKSEIDVGDVAGRMESLQNEGQWLQESLEEVLKENKRKIKNLITNWEGLLCMKRSSDEASDWELKCKEQERLIEKSNHVIADLKKMLDEKRTVHDRTVTELNRAITNLKKQIKSLEQDVESERKVNVDARTRNNSNAQNIKLIRGKVTNQEREKKNSEAVTTETQEKLKTLQEQIKTKESEWNKEKEETGIKLKRQESMLQKLSVDKNEFAATLKAMEDEKLIIQEGMQKTIETLTEELRTTKRKLENVVKERNAGFGKCATSEGCVPRKDDFSAEWGTMPNNGDNAEKHAEEVVQEVQIQELKGKLPCLDEKNENVSKSTNKLIATDCTECNEITQQLARQQECINRYKTLLQDSEDKLRDKTNVVANLQKEIMELQVRQKSLEDQNNTCSTDQLQSMIEEDRQNLYELVKQSIENEQKLKHNANVIERQSQQIREMEDLLRHQEKMAAVLQASRDELVLEKKSLFRYSQEMRSVLGEVTKEEKMQDRLIKELLEKIDLRERQIIKLEKEVTELETNLMLTNEKKFKLQETVENMEKQLQHTKAYINQLTDDNQKTQWQRFWNTF from the exons ATGACTTCTCCAGAGGAAATGACATCTTCAGAGGAAAACGTTTATAGCAGTCTTGAAAGTACGATTGAGAATGAATTCAGTGGTGTGCCGCCGATTGATATCTCGGGAATGGATAGTGCATCACGGACCCTTTACAGTGGAGCCTCTTCAAGTGAAGTGTTTCCTATGTTCTCTACGAAGCAACATGATAAGCGACCTCAGTCGACCCGAACTTGTCCTCCGAAATCCCCATGTCCTTTACTCGCAATGTCATCGAGCATCCCTCTCCCGGTCAAAAATTCTGGCCGCATGAAAATTCCATTATTGCTCAAAAACACCAGCAAAACCCTTTCGATGAGGCGCATTAACACCGTTTCCGACAAACACACGTTGgaagtaaaatttataaatacgAACAAACGTTATCTTCAATTAAAGAAGGAATTAATAGACAAGCAGAAGCCTGTAATAGACCTTTATAGATCTTTGCTAGAGACTAAGAAGAAGCTTGAGGAGGTGGGCAAGTTGGTTACTCTTGAAGATATCAAGCTGGTACCTTATACGAAgtataatgaaatttccaaatttgacgGAGGAGGTGAGGAAGTTGCCCTAGAGGTACTGCATAAAATGAGACGCTCTGTAGAAGAAATACCAAAGAGATTGTCCGAGATTTGCCAGgatctgttaaaaaaaagagttcAAATTGTGGAACTTTTGAATAAGATCGCTAAATCTGAAATTGATGTTGGAGACGTGGCAGGCCGGATGGAATCTCTACAAAATGAGGGGCAGTGGCTGCAAGAATCTCTGGAAGAAgtactaaaagaaaataaaaggaaGATCAAAAATCTAATTACAAACTGGGAGGGTTTGCTGTGCATGAAACGATCCAGTGATGAAGCCAGCGATTGGGAGCTGAAATGCAAAGAACAGGAACGTCTTATTGAAAAGTCCAATCACGTTATCGCTGACTTAAAGAAGATGTTGGATGAAAAGAGAACAGTCCATGACAGAACAGTGACAGAATTAAACAGGGCCAtaactaatttgaaaaaacaaataaaatcactAGAACAAGACGTCGAAAGTGAGCGAAAGGTCAACGTTGATGCAAGAACAAGAAACAACTCAAACGCGCAAAACATTAAACTTATACGCGGAAAGGTAACAAACCAGGAAagggaaaagaaaaattcagagGCGGTTACTACAGAAACGCAAGAGAAACTTAAGACCTTGCAGGagcaaataaaaactaaagaGTCTGAATGGAATAAGGAAAAAGAGGAAACAGGTATAAAACTAAAGAGGCAGGAAAGCATGCTTCAGAAGCTGAGTGTAGATAAAAACGAATTCGCTGCGACGCTAAAAGCCATGGAAGACGAGAAACTTATCATTCAAGAGGGAATGCAAAAGACCATTGAAACACTTACTGAAGAATTACGCactacaaaaagaaaattagagaACGTGGTCAAGGAACGAAATGCTGGGTTTGGAAAATGTGCTACTTCTGAAGGCTGTGTTCCAAGAAAAGATGACTTCAGTGCTGAATGGGGTACAATGCCGAATAATGGTGATAACGCGGAAAAACATGCAGAAGAGGTAGTGCAGGAGGTGCAGATTCAGGAGCTTAAAGGCAAACTGCCATGCCtagatgaaaaaaatgaaaatgtttcgAAGAGCACTAATAAGCTGATTGCGACAGATTGTACGGAGTGCAACGAAATAACGCAGCAGCTCGCCAGACAGCAAGAGTGTATCAACAg GTATAAGACGCTGTTGCAAGACAGTGAGGATAAACTCAGGGACAAAACTAATGTAGTGGCGAATctgcaaaaagaaataatggaaCTCCAGGTCAGACAGAAATCCCTGGAAGATCAAAACAACACCTGTTCGACTGATCAACTGCAAAGTATGATCGAAGAAGACCGCCAAAATTTGTACGAGCTCGTAAAACAATCTATTGAAAACGAACAAAAGCTCAAACACAACGCCAACGTCATTGAGCGACAAAGTCAGCAAATCAGAGAAATGGAAGATCTTTTGAGACACCAAGAAAAAATGGCAGCAGTACTGCAAGCCTCTAGAGATGAATTGGTCTTGGAAAAAAAAAGCCTTTTCAGGTACTCGCAAGAAATGAGATCGGTGCTTGGAGAGGTAActaaagaggaaaaaatgcaAGACCGTCTGATTAAAGAACTGTTGGAAAAGATCGATTTAAGAGAGAGGCAGATTATCAAGTTGGAGAAAGAGGTTACAGAACTGGAGACTAATTTAATGCTCACAAACGAGAAGAAATTCAAGTTGCAGGAGACGGTCGAGAACATGGAGAAACAGCTGCAACACACCAAAGCTTACATTAATCAATTGACGGATGACAACCAGAAGACCCAGTGGCAAAGATTTTGGAATACGTTTTAA